The genomic stretch TAAGTCCATCTTTGTACAATACTGTTGACAAAACACCATTATTCAGTAAAAGTAATGTGGATGATGAAGCTGGCCAGTACAAACGTGGAATTTTTGGGCCTTTCGGTTCGAAACCTTTTGGTCCTATGGCTTCTAAGTTTGGGCCTATGCCTCCATTTTCAAGCTTAAATACTATACCTGATTATAGTATGAAGGATGAGATTTCCCGCAGAAAAAGAAGCATAGATGAGTCTACTGTAACAAAACTTCATTCGATTATGGGTAGTGGTAAGCCAGAAACAAAAGATTTGGGACCTTCACCTCCATATCCCACTCTTGCTCCAATTTCTGAAGAACCAGAAGAAGATATGAATGTACTGCTTAAAAAGATGGGAGGTCCAACAGCACCAAAACAATATTTACCAGGAGTGTTTGGACCTTTTGGACCTGTAGTGGATCCATCTATgtttatagaaaagaaaactaCCTTTTTggataatttgtttaaaaatactgTTACTTCTACTCCAGCACCAAGTCCGATCGAAGTTCCAACAACGAAAAGTACCATTGTACCACCTGACTTTTGGTTACCATCATCTGTAATCCCTAATCCAACAGAGTACAATGATAAAGTATCAGAGTTCCTGGATAAATTGTTTGACACTTTAAAACTGAATAAAACTGCACTAACTAGCGATGGCGATagtgtaaattttaaaaacgattTGGTGAGATCTATTATATCTGATGGAAGTCATGCACAAGTAAAAATAGCAAGATCCATTGAAGACCTCTCATCGATCAACGCCGCTAAAGATTCGATTGTTAGTAACATATTATCTGAATTGGGTGATTTAAAAAGCAACATGGTTGCAACAATGAATGATTTGATTTCTTATGAAAAGTCTGCAACATCACTATCATCAAAGAAACCATTTAAACCTTTTAGTCCTGGTCTATGGACAAAACCAACTATGGATGGAATGTTTTCTTTTCAGCAAAAGATGGGTGTTTTGAGTCAAGTATTTGATATGTTAACTGACTTACAGAAGAATATTACTTTGGCAGTccaaaatataacaaaagcAAGAATGGCATCCACAGGTGCTCCCGGAGGAGCATTTAATGCCAATTATCCAATGACTAATGacattctttcttctcctaGTGGTTTGCCCACTAACATGAGTCTATTGGATGctattaaacataaaatagaTACATTAGATTATGGAGTGCCTCTTGCATACAACCCGAGTTATAGTAAATTCGGGCTACAGATGGCTCGATCACTACCAAAAGGTCCTGGCTCAGTTTGGATTTCTTATCCTGAAGATGCAGGAGGTATAAAGCGCGAAATTGTCAGTAGTGCTGAATCTTTTCTGAATGAGGGAAGCAGTCAAAAACAACAAGCACGTTCAGTTAAGATGCAAATGCATCAGGGATATCAGAGTTTGCCAGCTGGTTCTATAGAGTCTGTACAGGCAGGTGGAGGATCTACATCTGAACACCAAGGTGGAAG from Bombus pascuorum chromosome 2, iyBomPasc1.1, whole genome shotgun sequence encodes the following:
- the LOC132916848 gene encoding uncharacterized protein LOC132916848 isoform X1, which translates into the protein MILPKDLVLFSYLIVLTRASFKGPSGAASWASYASKSAYARALGLPVTGMDTITVPYMPKSSSFPKFVDPKMMISKKTDMLSNLFGGLGPAYPMSFKPFMPYTVSPSLYNTVDKTPLFSKSNVDDEAGQYKRGIFGPFGSKPFGPMASKFGPMPPFSSLNTIPDYSMKDEISRRKRSIDESTVTKLHSIMGSGKPETKDLGPSPPYPTLAPISEEPEEDMNVLLKKMGGPTAPKQYLPGVFGPFGPVVDPSMFIEKKTTFLDNLFKNTVTSTPAPSPIEVPTTKSTIVPPDFWLPSSVIPNPTEYNDKVSEFLDKLFDTLKLNKTALTSDGDSVNFKNDLVRSIISDGSHAQVKIARSIEDLSSINAAKDSIVSNILSELGDLKSNMVATMNDLISYEKSATSLSSKKPFKPFSPGLWTKPTMDGMFSFQQKMGVLSQVFDMLTDLQKNITLAVQNITKARMASTGAPGGAFNANYPMTNDILSSPSGLPTNMSLLDAIKHKIDTLDYGVPLAYNPSYSKFGLQMARSLPKGPGSVWISYPEDAGGIKREIVSSAESFLNEGSSQKQQARSVKMQMHQGYQSLPAGSIESVQAGGGSTSEHQGGRIKLYIQMPVLPNMQDPSDYEDYYKWINWMEYLRNDNRGYRHHNHH
- the LOC132916848 gene encoding uncharacterized protein LOC132916848 isoform X2, with amino-acid sequence MILPKDLVLFSYLIVLTRASFKGPSGAASWASYASKSAYARALGLPVTGMDTITVPYMPKSSSFPKFVDPKMMISKKTDMLSNLFGGLGPAYPMSFKPFMPYTVSPSLYNTVDKTPLFSKSNVDDEAGQYKRGIFGPFGSKPFGPMASKFGPMPPFSSLNTIPDYSMKDEISRRKRSIDESTVTKLHSIMGSGKPETKDLGPSPPYPTLAPISEEPEEDMNVLLKKMGGPTAPKQYLPGVFGPFGPVVDPSMFIEKKTTFLDNLFKNTVTSTPAPSPIEVPTTKSTIVPPDFWLPSSVIPNPTEYNDKVSEFLDKLFDTLKLNKTALTSDGDSVNFKNDLVRSIISDGSHAQVKIARSIEDLSSINAAKDSIVSNILSELGDLKSNMVATMNDLISYEKSATSLSSKKPFKPFSPGLWTKPTMDGMFSFQQKMGVLSQVFDMLTDLQKNITLAVQNITKARMASTGAPGGAFNANYPMTNDILSSPSGLPTNMSLLDAIKHKIDTLDYGVPLAYNPSYSKFGLQMARSLPKGPGSVWISYPEDAGGIKREIVSSAESFLNEGSSQKQQARSVKMQMHQGYQSLPAGSIESVQAGGGSTSEHQGGRIKLYDPSDYEDYYKWINWMEYLRNDNRGYRHHNHH
- the LOC132916848 gene encoding uncharacterized protein LOC132916848 isoform X3 — its product is MILPKDLVLFSYLIVLTRASFKGPSGAASWASYASKSAYARALGLPVTGMDTITVPYMPKSSSFPKFVDPKMMISKKTDMLSNLFGGLGPAYPMSFKPFMPYTVSPSLYNTVDKTPLFSKSNVDDEAGQYKRGIFGPFGSKPFGPMASKFGPMPPFSSLNTIPDYSMKDEISRRKRSIDESTVTKLHSIMGSGKPETKDLGPSPPYPTLAPISEEPEEDMNVLLKKMGGPTAPKQYLPGVFGPFGPVVDPSMFIEKKTTFLDNLFKNTVTSTPAPSPIEVPTTKSTIVPPDFWLPSSVIPNPTEYNDKVSEFLDKLFDTLKLNKTALTSDGDSVNFKNDLVRSIISDGSHAQVKIARSIEDLSSINAAKDSIVSNILSELGDLKSNMVATMNDLISYEKSATSLSSKKPFKPFSPGLWTKPTMDGMFSFQQKMGVLSQVFDMLTDLQKNITLAVQNITKARMASTGAPGGAFNANYPMTNDILSSPSGLPTNMSLLDAIKHKIDTLDYGVPLAYNPSYSKFGLQMARSLPKGPGSVWISYPEDAGGIKREIVSSAESFLNEGSSQKQQARSVKMQMHQGYQSLPAGSIESVQAGGGSTSEHQGGRIKLYIQMPVLPNMQVPVFQNNNYQN